In the genome of Paenibacillus pabuli, one region contains:
- a CDS encoding DUF402 domain-containing protein, with amino-acid sequence MKRKFGDRANWRRITNRQFTCRFVQSKIFTGYITLYTIQDLKEPLWKTYGGSTFCIADKGYSWLQYYPKGEHFVVTAMFDDQERIVEWYIDTCRSQGITDQGVPWFDDLYLDVVVLKDGEIFLLDEDELEDALSRKHITTGDYDLATRTAKELLHAIDAHVFPYFQLSLKHRQNLFENGEFRKNIQI; translated from the coding sequence ATGAAACGGAAATTCGGGGACCGCGCGAACTGGCGCCGGATTACGAACCGACAATTTACATGCCGGTTCGTTCAATCCAAAATTTTTACGGGGTACATTACGTTGTATACGATACAAGATTTGAAAGAGCCATTGTGGAAAACCTATGGAGGAAGCACCTTCTGCATTGCAGATAAAGGTTATTCCTGGTTGCAGTATTATCCGAAAGGTGAGCATTTTGTTGTTACGGCCATGTTTGACGATCAGGAGCGGATTGTTGAGTGGTATATTGACACATGTCGCAGCCAGGGCATAACCGATCAGGGGGTTCCGTGGTTTGATGATCTGTATCTGGATGTCGTTGTCCTGAAGGATGGAGAAATATTTTTGCTGGACGAGGATGAACTTGAAGATGCTCTTTCACGCAAGCACATTACGACGGGGGATTATGATCTGGCTACCCGTACAGCAAAGGAATTACTGCATGCCATTGATGCACATGTGTTTCCATATTTTCAGTTGTCTTTGAAGCATAGGCAAAACCTTTTTGAGAACGGGGAGTTCAGGAAAAATATTCAGATTTAA